GTCACTTATGATCCGGCCAAAGTCAGTTACGGCCAGCTGGTTGAATGGTTCTGGCGCCACGTCGATCCGACCGATAACGGCGGCCAGTTCGTCGATCGCGGGTCCCAGTACCGCAGCGTGATATTTTTCGCCGACAGTGAACAGCGGCGCATCGCCGAAGCGTCGAAGCGGCGACTGGCCGCCTCGGGACGTTTCGCCGCTCCGATCGTCACCGAGATCCTGCCGCTCGGCCCTTTCTATCCCGCCGAGGATTATCACCAGGATTATCACAGGAAAAATCCCCTCCGCTACGGCTGGTACCGCAGCGGCTCGGGGCGCGACCAGTTCCTGGAGAAAACCTGGAGCGATGAAGAGCTGACTTTTGCCGCGATAGTGAAGGAATTTCCTGAGCTGAGGCCGAAGGTCTCCAGGACGACAAAGGATAACCTGAAGAGTTCGGAGGAGGATATGGGGATGCAGCAGGAAGGGGAAAAAATGAATCGCCGATACATGGTTCCCGATGACGAGGAGTTGAAGAAAAAACTGACCCCCCTGCAGTACAAGGTCACCCGTGAAGACGCCACCGAGCGTCCTTTTGCCAACAGCTACTGGGACAACCATGAGGCGGGCCTCTACGTCGATGTCATTTCCGGCGAACCCCTGTTCAGTTCCTCCGACAAGTTTGAGTCGGGGACAGGCTGGCCGAGCTTCACCCGGCCGCTGGAGGCGGACAATATCGTTGAACGAAAGGACGGCAGCCTGTTCATGACGCGGATCGAAGTGCGCAGCAGGCACGCCGATTCCCACCTGGGACATGTTTTCCCCGACGGGCCCGCCCCGACCGGGCTGCGCTACTGCATCAATTCGGCGGCGCTGCGCTTC
This Geothermobacter hydrogeniphilus DNA region includes the following protein-coding sequences:
- the msrB gene encoding peptide-methionine (R)-S-oxide reductase MsrB — protein: MSMDQGMDKSGDAAMAARTAVFAGGCFWCTESDFEKVLGVSEVISGYTGGKEINPTYAQVSGHATGHVEAVKVTYDPAKVSYGQLVEWFWRHVDPTDNGGQFVDRGSQYRSVIFFADSEQRRIAEASKRRLAASGRFAAPIVTEILPLGPFYPAEDYHQDYHRKNPLRYGWYRSGSGRDQFLEKTWSDEELTFAAIVKEFPELRPKVSRTTKDNLKSSEEDMGMQQEGEKMNRRYMVPDDEELKKKLTPLQYKVTREDATERPFANSYWDNHEAGLYVDVISGEPLFSSSDKFESGTGWPSFTRPLEADNIVERKDGSLFMTRIEVRSRHADSHLGHVFPDGPAPTGLRYCINSAALRFIPKADLEKEGYGDYKELIK